One Chroococcidiopsis sp. TS-821 genomic window carries:
- a CDS encoding class I SAM-dependent methyltransferase, whose translation MPDTLTKLTYQTFQQGKNYFGLAHKILSTRLMNLVSPTETQSRPIPPEVLLKIQQRLNQLLETDWQDAEQGVYPKSLLFDNPWDEFFLYYPAVWLDLPQIWERAKQKQHQDFPPDINTEGYPNYYVRNFHHQTGGYFSDFSAKLYDLQVEILFGGTADPMRRRILAPLKQGLQAFASVLPHQVRILDVACGTGRTLKLIRAALPEASLFGTDLSPAYLRKANQLLSQNPGELPQLLQANAEELPYLDNYFHATTCVFLFHELPGPVRQKVIDQCFRVTQPGGVFVICDSIQVSDSPEMTPVMESFHETFHEPFYKHYMTDNMVERLEKAGFQNVTTQTHFMSKVFVAHKPA comes from the coding sequence ATGCCTGATACTTTAACCAAGCTGACTTATCAAACTTTTCAGCAGGGCAAAAACTACTTTGGTCTAGCGCACAAAATACTCAGTACTCGGTTAATGAATTTGGTTTCTCCCACTGAAACTCAATCTAGACCGATACCGCCCGAAGTTTTATTAAAAATTCAACAAAGGCTAAATCAGCTACTCGAAACTGACTGGCAAGACGCAGAACAAGGTGTATATCCTAAAAGTTTATTATTTGATAATCCTTGGGATGAGTTTTTTCTTTACTATCCAGCCGTTTGGTTAGATCTACCGCAAATTTGGGAACGGGCAAAGCAAAAGCAACACCAAGACTTTCCGCCAGACATCAATACCGAAGGTTATCCAAATTACTACGTCCGTAACTTCCATCATCAAACGGGTGGCTATTTTAGCGATTTCTCTGCCAAGCTTTATGATTTACAGGTAGAAATTCTTTTTGGTGGAACAGCCGATCCTATGCGACGGCGCATTCTTGCACCACTTAAGCAGGGCTTGCAAGCGTTTGCTTCGGTTTTGCCGCACCAAGTACGTATTTTAGACGTTGCGTGTGGTACCGGGCGCACGCTCAAGTTAATTCGCGCCGCTTTACCTGAAGCATCGTTATTTGGAACAGATTTGTCACCAGCGTACTTGCGGAAGGCGAATCAACTACTATCGCAAAACCCTGGCGAGTTGCCACAATTGTTGCAAGCAAATGCCGAGGAGTTACCTTACCTCGATAATTATTTTCATGCAACAACTTGCGTATTTCTATTCCACGAGTTACCAGGTCCAGTACGTCAAAAAGTGATCGACCAATGCTTCCGCGTGACTCAGCCAGGGGGTGTATTTGTTATTTGTGATTCAATTCAAGTCAGTGATTCCCCTGAAATGACTCCTGTTATGGAAAGTTTTCATGAAACTTTCCACGAGCCTTTTTACAAGCACTATATGACCGATAACATGGTTGAACGCTTGGAAAAAGCAGGTTTCCAAAATGTTACGACTCAAACTCATTTTATGAGTAAAGTCTTTGTCGCGCACAAACCTGCGTAA
- the apcB gene encoding allophycocyanin subunit beta, giving the protein MRDAITSLIGTYDVAGRYFDRDAMERLKSYFETGTARVQAAAAINSNAATIVKRSGSRLFEELPELIRPGGNAYTTRRYAACLRDMDYYLRYATYALVAGSMDVLDERVLQGLRETYNSLGVPIGPTIQGIQIMKDIVKEQVAAAGVEDTSFVDEPFDYMTSELGEQDI; this is encoded by the coding sequence ATGCGGGACGCGATTACATCTTTAATTGGAACTTACGATGTCGCAGGTCGATATTTTGACCGCGATGCTATGGAACGGCTGAAATCTTACTTTGAAACAGGGACAGCACGAGTCCAAGCCGCAGCAGCAATTAATAGCAACGCCGCAACCATTGTCAAGCGTTCAGGTTCGCGATTATTTGAAGAACTGCCCGAACTCATTCGTCCTGGTGGAAATGCTTACACCACACGGCGCTACGCTGCTTGCTTGCGCGATATGGACTACTACCTGCGCTATGCTACCTATGCACTCGTCGCTGGCAGTATGGATGTCTTAGATGAACGCGTGCTGCAAGGTTTGCGAGAAACTTACAATTCCTTAGGAGTACCAATTGGTCCAACGATTCAAGGTATCCAAATAATGAAGGACATTGTTAAAGAGCAAGTTGCCGCAGCTGGAGTAGAGGATACGAGTTTTGTCGATGAGCCGTTTGACTATATGACCAGCGAGTTGGGCGAACAAGATATTTAA
- a CDS encoding GTP cyclohydrolase II, producing MPNKKHVPRHIVLTSHPSQFGPKPIPISWGAADPRDRGPIVATLTNPAHRNVIGTHSGSYAVYRALAVARGVLQSDYRADLTNTSPVEQIGPHPSWADPEKIVSLDPFGAMVGEAFKTYYEQGYDIRPTIAITKAHINMPELQDAVTAGRLRIDGKILKPRGDLVVTKAAIDPVWYLPGIAKRFGITEADLRRALFEQTGGMFPELVTRSDLEVFLPPIGGITVYIVGDVAAIADPHKPLAVRVHDECNGSDVFGSDICTCRPYLVHGIEVCVQTAQAGGAGAIVYCRKEGRALGEVTKFLVYNARKRQSGGDRADAYFARTECVAGVQDMRFQELMPDVLHWLGITRIDRMVSMSNLKYDAVTQSGIEIVERVPIPEELIPQDARVEIEAKKAAGYYTNGEVADTATLSEIKGRSLD from the coding sequence ATGCCAAACAAAAAGCACGTTCCTCGGCATATTGTTCTCACTTCCCATCCCAGCCAATTTGGTCCTAAACCGATTCCGATTTCTTGGGGAGCCGCAGACCCACGCGATCGCGGTCCGATCGTCGCGACATTAACCAATCCAGCCCACCGCAATGTGATTGGTACGCATTCGGGTAGTTATGCTGTTTATCGTGCTTTAGCAGTTGCTAGAGGAGTGCTGCAATCAGATTATCGCGCGGATTTAACAAACACCTCTCCCGTCGAGCAAATTGGACCGCATCCCAGCTGGGCAGATCCTGAAAAAATTGTCTCGCTCGATCCGTTTGGGGCAATGGTAGGAGAAGCATTTAAGACTTACTACGAGCAAGGATATGATATCCGACCGACGATTGCGATTACCAAAGCTCACATCAATATGCCAGAGCTACAAGATGCAGTAACTGCCGGACGATTACGCATCGATGGTAAAATTCTCAAACCACGCGGTGATTTGGTCGTTACAAAAGCCGCTATCGATCCGGTGTGGTACTTACCAGGAATTGCCAAGCGCTTTGGAATTACCGAAGCTGATTTGCGCCGCGCCTTGTTTGAACAAACGGGCGGTATGTTTCCTGAGTTAGTCACGCGGTCGGATCTAGAAGTCTTTTTGCCACCAATTGGCGGCATTACCGTGTACATTGTGGGAGATGTCGCTGCGATCGCCGATCCGCATAAACCTTTAGCGGTGCGAGTCCATGATGAATGTAACGGTTCTGATGTTTTTGGTTCGGATATTTGTACGTGTCGTCCTTATTTAGTTCATGGTATTGAAGTGTGCGTCCAAACGGCGCAAGCAGGTGGTGCGGGTGCGATCGTCTATTGCCGTAAGGAAGGACGCGCCTTGGGAGAAGTGACAAAATTTTTAGTTTACAACGCACGCAAACGCCAATCTGGAGGCGATCGCGCTGATGCTTACTTTGCACGTACCGAATGCGTTGCAGGCGTCCAAGATATGCGCTTTCAAGAGTTGATGCCTGATGTTTTGCATTGGCTGGGAATTACGCGCATCGATCGCATGGTGTCGATGAGCAATTTGAAATACGACGCAGTGACGCAATCTGGGATCGAAATTGTGGAACGCGTACCGATTCCAGAGGAGTTGATTCCGCAAGATGCACGCGTAGAAATTGAAGCGAAAAAGGCGGCGGGATACTATACCAATGGCGAAGTCGCCGATACCGCAACTTTATCTGAGATTAAAGGGCGAAGCTTAGATTAA
- the glnA gene encoding type I glutamate--ammonia ligase: protein MSEEKTPQDVLKMIQDEGIELIDLKFVDPLGTWQHLTVHKSLIEEESFVEGVAFDGSSIRGWKSIHESDMAMRPDPNTAWIDPFMADKTLSMICTILEPRTGELYSRCPRAIAQKALDFLKAANLGDTAYFGPEAEFFIFDDVRFDQTENKSYYYVDSAEGRWNSGREETGGNLGYKPRYKEGYFPVSPTDSLQDMRSEMLLTMAKCGVVIEKHHHEVATGGQCELGFKFAPLIKAADHLMTYKYVIKNVAKKYGKTVTFMPKPIFNDNGSGMHTHQSIWKDGQPLFAGDRYAGLSQMALHYIGGILKHAPALLAFTNPSTNSYKRLVPGFEAPVNLAYSQGNRSASVRIPIASSPKAKRLEFRCPDATANPYLAFAAMLCAGIDGIKNEIDPGDPLDVDIYELSPEELAKVPSTPGSLLEALQALEDDHSFLTATGVFTEDFINNWITYKIDKEINPMRLRPHPYEFALYYDA, encoded by the coding sequence ATGTCTGAAGAGAAAACCCCGCAAGATGTCTTGAAGATGATTCAAGACGAAGGTATAGAACTGATCGATTTAAAATTTGTCGATCCCTTAGGTACGTGGCAACATCTTACGGTGCACAAATCGCTCATCGAAGAAGAAAGCTTTGTTGAAGGGGTAGCGTTCGATGGATCTAGCATTCGTGGCTGGAAGTCAATTCACGAATCAGACATGGCGATGCGACCAGACCCCAATACTGCCTGGATCGATCCATTCATGGCAGACAAAACGCTCTCGATGATATGTACAATCTTAGAGCCACGTACAGGAGAACTTTACTCGCGCTGTCCGCGAGCGATCGCACAAAAAGCGTTAGATTTTCTCAAAGCTGCGAACCTTGGCGATACTGCCTACTTTGGTCCTGAAGCCGAATTTTTCATCTTTGATGATGTCCGCTTCGACCAAACCGAAAACAAGAGCTACTACTACGTTGATTCCGCTGAAGGTCGTTGGAATTCGGGTCGCGAGGAAACAGGCGGTAACTTAGGCTATAAACCGCGCTATAAAGAAGGTTACTTCCCTGTTTCGCCTACCGACTCGTTGCAAGATATGCGCAGTGAAATGCTGCTGACAATGGCAAAGTGTGGTGTTGTCATTGAAAAGCATCACCACGAAGTGGCGACAGGCGGTCAGTGCGAGTTAGGTTTCAAGTTTGCCCCGCTCATCAAAGCCGCCGATCATTTGATGACGTACAAATATGTCATCAAAAACGTTGCGAAGAAATACGGTAAGACGGTCACTTTTATGCCCAAGCCGATCTTTAACGATAACGGTTCGGGTATGCACACGCACCAATCAATTTGGAAAGATGGTCAGCCTTTATTTGCAGGCGATCGCTACGCCGGCTTAAGCCAAATGGCATTACATTACATTGGTGGTATTCTCAAACACGCTCCTGCGCTGTTAGCCTTTACTAACCCCAGCACCAACTCATATAAACGTCTCGTCCCTGGTTTTGAAGCACCCGTAAACTTGGCATATTCCCAAGGAAACCGTTCGGCTTCGGTGCGAATTCCCATCGCTTCTAGCCCCAAAGCGAAGCGTTTGGAGTTCCGTTGTCCTGATGCTACCGCTAACCCCTATCTCGCGTTTGCAGCGATGTTGTGCGCGGGTATTGATGGTATCAAGAACGAAATTGACCCTGGCGATCCTTTGGATGTCGATATCTACGAACTCAGCCCTGAAGAGTTAGCTAAAGTTCCTTCGACACCAGGTTCGTTGCTGGAAGCCCTACAAGCACTCGAAGACGACCACAGCTTCTTGACGGCTACTGGGGTTTTCACCGAAGACTTTATCAACAACTGGATTACGTACAAGATTGATAAAGAAATCAACCCGATGCGGCTGCGTCCTCACCCTTACGAGTTTGCCCTCTACTATGATGCGTGA
- a CDS encoding biotin/lipoate A/B protein ligase family protein: MITTKPYNLSLDNKHITKDTWRLIPLFAAPGRVQMAIDRWLVKQHAAGLHPSTLRFYTWSPPAISLGYHQHKYPEAWQYITYQGQSIDLVRRPTGGRAVLHQGDLTYAVVTSGLTGSRVQVYQQICEFLIRGWRSLGVELHYGTAGRGYIHNPNCFGTATSADLVLANGTKFIGSAQLFYQGAVLQHGSIRLEPDTALFAEVFGINLEAIALPQDVYKSSIVEMTKTLSTAAEDCFGVHFEVQPLSVDEWKAIKRELSE; this comes from the coding sequence ATGATAACGACGAAGCCTTACAATCTGAGTTTGGACAATAAACACATTACCAAAGATACTTGGCGGCTGATTCCGCTTTTCGCAGCCCCAGGGCGGGTGCAAATGGCAATTGATCGCTGGTTAGTTAAACAACACGCTGCAGGTTTGCATCCGTCTACTTTACGATTTTATACGTGGTCGCCACCTGCCATTTCTTTAGGGTATCACCAGCATAAATATCCAGAAGCTTGGCAGTATATAACTTATCAAGGTCAGTCTATTGATTTAGTGCGTCGTCCTACCGGTGGACGTGCAGTTTTACACCAAGGCGATCTCACCTATGCGGTAGTCACATCTGGTCTAACTGGTAGTCGCGTGCAAGTGTATCAACAAATTTGTGAATTTTTGATTCGTGGCTGGCGATCGCTAGGCGTCGAGTTACACTACGGTACAGCAGGACGCGGCTATATTCACAATCCCAACTGTTTTGGTACGGCGACTAGTGCGGATTTGGTTTTAGCCAATGGCACAAAGTTCATTGGTAGCGCCCAACTATTTTATCAAGGTGCGGTCTTACAACACGGTTCGATTCGTTTAGAACCTGATACGGCGCTGTTTGCTGAAGTTTTTGGTATCAATTTAGAAGCGATCGCGTTACCCCAAGATGTATACAAAAGCTCGATTGTCGAGATGACAAAGACTTTGAGTACTGCTGCAGAAGACTGCTTTGGCGTTCACTTTGAAGTACAACCGCTTTCCGTAGACGAGTGGAAGGCAATTAAGCGCGAATTAAGTGAGTAA
- a CDS encoding YbjN domain-containing protein, whose translation MTSYQADPETVATQSLSTNEMIDELIDSATSDDPVAVIQTVIASLEEDDTAMVSHTQEGHLWKFKYGSVEVFVQLTGLSDDDTLTVWSTVLQLPAKNEPQLMRKLMEMNWSGTFEACFGIFNDQVVVVATRTLAGVSPGEISRLITIVATIADDNDEALQSEFGQ comes from the coding sequence ATGACAAGCTATCAAGCTGATCCGGAAACAGTTGCTACTCAATCGTTATCTACAAACGAAATGATCGATGAGTTGATCGATTCAGCAACCAGTGACGACCCTGTAGCCGTTATTCAAACTGTCATCGCGAGCCTAGAAGAAGATGACACTGCGATGGTCAGCCATACTCAAGAAGGTCATTTATGGAAGTTCAAGTACGGTAGTGTTGAAGTTTTTGTTCAACTGACAGGTCTAAGCGACGACGATACTCTTACGGTTTGGTCTACTGTCCTACAACTTCCCGCAAAAAATGAGCCGCAATTAATGCGGAAACTCATGGAAATGAACTGGTCAGGGACTTTTGAAGCCTGTTTTGGAATTTTTAACGACCAAGTTGTTGTTGTCGCGACACGAACTTTAGCAGGCGTTTCACCAGGTGAGATTTCGCGGTTGATTACCATCGTCGCTACGATCGCAGATGATAACGACGAAGCCTTACAATCTGAGTTTGGACAATAA